GTGCATGACATCCAGCGCGCCGCAGACGTGAGCATCGGATCAATTTATCACCATTTCGGAAACAAACAGGGCGTTGCCCGGGCTCTTTACCACGACCTGGCGGGCCGGATGACAGACGCGGTCTTCCGGATCATGGAGGAAAACGCAGGGCTTTACCAAAGGGGCCGGGCGTTTGTGGACCACCTTTTTGCCATGGCCGAAACCGCGCCTGCGGCCATGCATTATATTCTATACGCCAGGCACCGGGAGTTCATGCCAGGTGAAAAATCCATCTGCTCATCAAAACCCTTTGAAGGGGTACAGCAAATGGTCGGCCAGGCCATGGACCAGGGCGAGATCCGGAAACTGAATCCCGTCATCGCCTCAGCCGCCCTCTTTGGCGGGGCCATCCGCCTCATTCACCTTCGCCTGGATGGTGTCTTTGAAAGCCCCCTGCCCGGTTACGCGGCCGAAACCTGGCAGTGCGCCTGGCGCTGCGTTGCCCTGCCCTAAAACCTGTCTTAAAGCCTTTCATTCAAAAAGGCCTCCATTTTGGTTTTGTCCAGGGCCACTTTAAGGGGTACCCATTCATTTTCAAATAAAACATGAGTGGGACTTTTAAACGTATACTGCTTTGCCTCTTCAGAATCCAGGGTGTGAATCCTGGTTTCCAGTTTGTCGCCAAATTTCTCCTGCATTTCTTTGGCTATACCTACAGCCTTTTTACAGGAGAGTCACCTGGAGTTTCCGCTGTGAAACACGATCAGTTCAGCCATTGCAAAAGTCTCCTTTCATTTGCCCGTGTTGGCAGAAATATATTCATATTGTTTTATATTACTCATGTCAACGACCTGCTGCTGCCTTGGTTCGTTATTGTTCAATTTCGTCTAACAATCCGCGGGCAGATTTGCTTCTTGACTTTGCGGAATTGAGCCGGGAATATGGGTAAACACGGAAGGGGCCGATCCCGGCTTTCTCCTGCTGCCGGGATTTGAGACCAGAAAACACCAGGGAGTCAAACACAGTGAACAACGCATCTCTTCGCCCGCCGCCGCTTCGCCTGTCATGGCTCATATGGGCCATGGCTGCGCTGTTTTACCTGATGGCATTTTTCCACCGGGTCGCCCCGGCCGTGATGACAAATGAGCTCATGCGGGATTTTGACATCAGCGCGGCCGCCCTGGGCCAGCTTTCGGCATTTTATTTCTACAGTTACGTGGCCATGCAGATTCCCACGGGCATCCTGGCAGACACCCTGGGGCCCCGGCGGCTGCTTGCCGCGGGCGCTCTGATCGCAAGCCTGGGTACGGTCCTGTTTGCAGCCGCTCCGGGGTTTTTATGGGCCGGTCTGGGCCGACTGCTGATCGGCGGATCCGTGGCCGTGGCATTTGTGGGCCTGCTCAAGCTGGCAGCCAACTGGTTTGCTCCCCGGCTTTTTGCCGCTGTTACCGGAATGACGCTTTTTTTCGGCATCATCGGGGCGGTATCCGCCGGCCCGCCGCTGCGCAT
This genomic stretch from Desulfosalsimonas propionicica harbors:
- a CDS encoding TetR/AcrR family transcriptional regulator, translated to MKTLTTKDRQRQVLDTALVLFYNSGYFNTSVHDIQRAADVSIGSIYHHFGNKQGVARALYHDLAGRMTDAVFRIMEENAGLYQRGRAFVDHLFAMAETAPAAMHYILYARHREFMPGEKSICSSKPFEGVQQMVGQAMDQGEIRKLNPVIASAALFGGAIRLIHLRLDGVFESPLPGYAAETWQCAWRCVALP
- the tsoX gene encoding HSGNPxU motif (seleno)protein TsoX; this encodes MAELIVFHSGNSRULSCKKAVGIAKEMQEKFGDKLETRIHTLDSEEAKQYTFKSPTHVLFENEWVPLKVALDKTKMEAFLNERL